The proteins below come from a single Kitasatospora sp. NBC_00315 genomic window:
- a CDS encoding YncE family protein, translating into MHFQRSAVRRTIALAVTSGLALLTPTAATAAPHPPKPQVYAYVTSLDGHVYVIDTRTNRVQGLGTTTVGGGPDQVAVTPDGAGLYVTNALKYVSVVNIAKTTVTNIPFDQSELSPDILYGEAIAPDGKHAYVAVQNPFHGDKVSVIDTATKQVSATIQVSRPHQVVISPNGKRLYVTGDKGGLSVINTTNDQIITTIHLDEPANGMAVTPDGKRLYVTGNNGTVSVINLAKRKIVHTIPDVGTGGVTISPNGKRAYVVGVDNKAKQGKVSVINTTTDTVTKTIPIGDTLPTNGSGRYFLPSEVAVTPDGKNAYVVGSYGHGTPQGTVFAIDTATDAVTPIAVGAGDTMGVATGRL; encoded by the coding sequence GTGCACTTTCAGCGATCCGCTGTACGGCGAACCATCGCGTTGGCCGTCACGTCAGGGCTGGCACTCCTGACACCCACGGCCGCCACGGCCGCCCCGCACCCGCCGAAACCGCAGGTCTACGCCTACGTCACCAGCCTCGACGGCCACGTGTACGTGATCGACACGAGAACCAACAGGGTCCAGGGGCTCGGGACCACCACTGTCGGCGGTGGCCCGGACCAGGTGGCGGTCACCCCTGACGGTGCCGGTCTCTACGTGACGAACGCCCTCAAGTACGTGTCGGTGGTCAACATCGCGAAGACGACCGTCACGAACATCCCCTTCGACCAGAGCGAACTGTCTCCCGACATCCTCTACGGGGAAGCGATCGCCCCCGACGGCAAGCACGCCTACGTGGCCGTCCAGAACCCCTTCCACGGGGACAAGGTGTCGGTGATCGACACCGCCACCAAGCAGGTCTCCGCCACCATCCAGGTCAGCAGGCCCCACCAGGTGGTGATCAGTCCCAACGGCAAGCGCCTCTACGTCACCGGCGACAAGGGCGGCCTGTCCGTGATCAACACCACCAACGACCAGATCATCACCACCATCCACCTCGACGAGCCGGCCAACGGCATGGCGGTCACCCCCGACGGCAAGCGCCTCTACGTCACCGGGAACAACGGGACCGTCTCCGTGATCAACCTCGCGAAGCGGAAGATCGTCCACACCATCCCCGACGTCGGCACCGGCGGCGTGACGATCAGCCCCAACGGCAAACGAGCCTACGTGGTCGGCGTCGACAACAAGGCCAAGCAGGGCAAGGTGTCGGTGATCAACACCACCACCGACACGGTCACCAAGACCATCCCCATCGGCGACACCCTGCCGACCAACGGGTCCGGCAGGTACTTCCTTCCCTCGGAGGTTGCCGTCACCCCCGACGGAAAGAACGCCTACGTGGTCGGCTCCTACGGCCACGGGACACCCCAGGGGACGGTGTTCGCAATCGACACCGCGACCGACGCGGTGACCCCCATCGCCGTCGGCGCCGGCGACACCATGGGGGTGGCCACCGGCCGGCTGTGA